Below is a window of Macadamia integrifolia cultivar HAES 741 chromosome 8, SCU_Mint_v3, whole genome shotgun sequence DNA.
TGGCCAGAGCATTCTCCATTACTTTGTAGCTTCTGAACAGAATCAGATGTAGATTCACACAGTTCTCTAAAGAGGGCATCTGAATTGCTGCCCTGCTTCATGGAGAAACATTCTGTTTCCTCAACCTCTTCATGTGTCCCTGTCTGCTTCATTTCATTTCCAAGTTGGGCCACAGTGGAAAGACCATCATCTGTCGCTGCAAAATCTCCGTGACTCACTGAATTGCTGTTTGAATTATCATCATTTGCATTAATTGGTATCTTTTTCCGAAGCCGGCAGACGACAAAAGAATCCTGCAGAGGCAAAATTCTCAGATTTGCAGATGTTAACTAATAACTAACATCTTTCTCCAAAATAATTAAGCATGATTCAAGGGTATAAGCACTGAAAATTAAGTCGAAGTGCTAAACATGTTTCTGTAACTAGTTCCAACTCTAACCCTTGGCATTGACATTAACAGTTTGGGaaaggaaaaggggaaaaaaatcttcaaGTTCAAATCTGCACAAGGGAAATTAAGTCCTGCATGAATAATcttggaaggagaaattctcaAGAATAATAGTTCTGTCAGCATGAATATCCTGAAGCAATAACTTACAAGCAAATCCAGCGTTTGCAATCTAAGACAAATGATAAAGGAGATGGACAGTGCACTGCACCTACATTTTAGTTTTCTCTCTGTCTCAAGGGTTCGTTGTGTATGTGACTGCAGCTGATTAAGGAACAAGACATATAAAAGAGAAGCAACCAAGTCTATAGCTAATCAGCATAAATAGAGCAAGGGTTTTAGGATCTAAAGATTTGAGTTACAGGACGAGGGGATCAGTGAGGTGAGGAGAAATCACCTGGCCTTTGCCTTTGATAGAGAACTCGTGCATTATCCAATGCGTCCTCTCCCCATCAGGTGCACGGCCGATGTGGAAAACCAGAGTCCTTTTGGTTCCAATCAGATTGGAACCAGACTTGACGGCACGCTCTTTCCCGGTTGCTTTCCAGTACCCAACCTTGGTTGCCCTCTTCGTTTGAGACCCATTTGGGTATTTCTTGTCTCGAGGGCAAAAGAAGAACCATTCGTTGTCCGAGGGGATTATGGACTTATCTGGTTCCAAAGACAATGAATTATGAATCACGAACCAGAAATAAGAAAATTGCACGGAAACTGttcaaattcaatttcaaaatcttAGTTATCTAATCAAACTCAGTGTAGAGCATCACTaatctaaaacaaaaaaaaaaacaaaaaactctgTTTTTCTGTGGAGTTTCTTCCCCCAAATCTCACCTGGTAGGTCCCAAGGTTCAAATCGACATATGTCAACTTCAGGAATCACCTGGACGCTCTGCTCCAGGCCATCAAGCTTCCGCTTCAGATAATAAGAAATCAGTTCTTCATCAGTTGGACAGAATCTAAAACCAGGAAACACAGAAGTGTCCACCGTAGAAGTCGAAGGATCCCTGAAAGACAAAGGCATCTCCAAACCACCCAGACACAAAAACAGAGAAGTCGCAGTTCAAACACAGAAATCGATCGCTTTTCTAGTTCGCTTCCAGAGGATTTCTGTAAGACTTGTATACGTCAAAGTCTTCGTTGGGGTCTCCTCGAAGGAGAAGAACAGAATCTGAATCAGTCTTTCGTGTCCGCTTCGTcgtctttgcttcttcttctcactctcctcttctcctctcttcttctcctcctagTCCTACTGGTTTTCTTTTGGACTTTATCTTCGCCTTTTTGGGTTTAGAAAATGGACCGCTTTAAAGATTGATCCAAAGACCCGGGCGGCAATGACAAGTGGAAGACTGACTTGGTTATGACTAAATGACGCTTGGTGCTGACATTGCTTTCTTTAAACTTTACACGTGGACACTGGATATATTAACCGCTACGTCGTTAGACGCGCGTGACGGGCACTTGCCTATCCCGTTCAAGTGGTACGGATTCCACGTGGTATAAGGTATCTCTTCACGTGCCTTTGAGAATACAATTCTTATGCTCACGTGAGAGAAGCTTGTTAACCCTTTCCCACCACGTTAACGTGCGCTGGTATGCATGCTTACTCTTGAAAAAGTATAAAAGTGATTAAGATATCATTAATTACGTTTCATGGGACCATTTTGTCTTTGGGAGTATGAATACTGAGATTATGAGGATCcactttatgtgttttttggTAGGATTATGAGGACCCACTCACCAAGTGCAAATTAGCGAGGAGagtgaagagattctccattGTCAAAATCTCTTTCATAAGCATCTTTTCTCTGTTGGTATCTATGGTGTCTTAGGAATGATCAGATCTTTAATGTCAAGAATTGGTCTCCTTGAGAAGTAATCACCGTGGCTGAGAATGCTTAACTTGTGCTCAAATTTTGTCATTTGACAACTTGTATATAACTATTCTCGTATATTTAAACAACAACAATGATAAGTCTATCTTAACTtgatggggtcagctacatggattcgATATGGTATAAAGTAATAGTAAGCATAAAAATAACTATAAGTTTCAAAAAGTAGTAAAAATGggtaaaaaaagaagttaaagcaTTAGTCAAAATAGCATCAATGGAGCATCACCTACAAAGGATTGGCTACATGGTCCTTGTCTTCCACCTTTATTCGTTGTTATACTAAAATCTAGTCTTACCATTTGCATATATTTTCTTGCCACTTCATTAATAATCATTTTAGGCATACCTTTCCTTCTGGCTCCATGTAATTGAAACTAATCACTCTTCTTTACTGGGGCATCAATgggtctccgttgaacatggtcatactaCCTCAACTAGCTCTCGTGGCGCTTGTCCTAGATTGATACAACCCTTAACTCGTTTCTAATGCAATCATTCCTTATTCTGTCTCTCTTGGTCTTGTCGTATATCCCTCTCAACATCATCATCGCTTCTATACCCAATTTATTTAAATTACTCtttttaactgcccaacattccgtcCCATAATGTCATAGCTAATCGTATTACCGTCTTATAGAACGTTCCCTGAAATTTAATAGGCGGCATGTGTTTGTCACATAGCACTTATGACACACTTCtctacttcatccatcccattttAATTTGTGGAagacatcatcttctatattaCTCTATTTACCAATGATTAAACtcaagtatttaaaacaatcaTTTTGTGATAGTTCTTGCTCCTCAAGTTTCACTTTTTCATCACTTTTCAAAATCTGACTGAATAGACACATCATATGCTATGTATATGTTATGCTTATCCTAATATTAAAATGAGCTTGGATTGAAAACTTACAAGTAGACAATTGAAGATGTAGTCGAACTATCCAACATGCCAAATTTGCATCCAGGTTAAATCAATTCTAGCCTACTTGGGTGTGTATGGCAATGCTTATGCTCcaattttgtatatttttttttggtagaaatgcatttttttttatttatattaaattGAAAAATAGAACTCTGTCCGCTTCTGTGTCTATGCCCAAGTATAAGTGGGTGCAAAAAAAAATGACGTTACCCCTACTTAGATACCTAAGTGTGGTTACCCATTAGCCTGTACACAGAACCAGTAACCACGCAAGCGGATAAAGTTGGTTCTCTTGCccagaaaaataattttgtcTCACATTTGAAAATAGTGTATCTAATGCCTAAGGCACTAGCTACAATTTGTTTGAAAAGCAGGCACCCAGAGGTTAGCGGATCAATTCATTTGGCagtcaatgaaaaaaaaaaaaaaaaaggaattttagcCCTGCCCATCCAGCAGAAGTTAGGCCCACCAGTTTTACTGGTAAAACTGGGGCAACCCATCCACCCTAGCAAATCCAGCGCATCGCCAGCTGGATCTAGAGGGTTCGTAGTCCCTTAGTCCTTAAGGCCCAGTTGATTCCATAAAACCCTGGATCAGTGCATGGCCCGGCCCGGTCCGGTCTATAATATTATACGGTCTCGGAATTTAAGGCGGCAATTATAGTTCCCCCACGCGATTGAGCACAGAGTAGAgcagagagggaaagagagtaGAGTGACATCGACGAAACGCAGACGCTCTGTATCGAAGCGAAGAACGGAGAATCCGATCAAGAACGAGAGAGGGGAAGGAAGGAATTGATGAAAGCTACGAGATGGAGATAGAACCCGTCGGAAATGTGGTTAGGACTCTGCAAACGGCGAAACGCCGACGAGTTCACATAGACCGTCACGTAACGGTCGAAGGTCGCCACCGGAGGGTCAGAATTCCTGCAACCTGTGCTTCTGGTATCTTCCGTCTTACTCGGGAACTCGGTCACAAATCCAACGGAGAAACGATTCAATGGCTCTTGGAGCAGGTTCGTCCTGAACTCGTTATCCCCAAGCCCAAAATATCTCCATCCAAGAGACGTTTGGCTGGGAACTCCGCCAACGATTCCGCTCCCAAACCCATCTCTATCGCTTACCCTGAACCTGAAGCCAGTGCTAATGGCGCTGGGGTCATTGCTCTTCTACCTGCTCCTGACGACGCTGAGCTGGTGATATCGGCAGGCGAAGCCGTCACAACGTTTGATGCGGAGGGTCCCCTGCCGACGGTGCGAGCTACTGTTGTGCAGGCATCGACTGTCTTCTACGATACTCCTGCGACCTTAGGTCCTTTACTCTACTGTCACTGCTTTCGTTTTATCTTACAGTCTTCTCCTTTCTGGATATTATTTTACGATTTTGAGCAATTCTGTTGATAAAATCTTACTCGCATCGTTGTTTATTTGCATTGATATTTGAT
It encodes the following:
- the LOC122087202 gene encoding NAC domain-containing protein 89-like isoform X2, which produces MPLSFRDPSTSTVDTSVFPGFRFCPTDEELISYYLKRKLDGLEQSVQVIPEVDICRFEPWDLPDKSIIPSDNEWFFFCPRDKKYPNGSQTKRATKVGYWKATGKERAVKSGSNLIGTKRTLVFHIGRAPDGERTHWIMHEFSIKGKGQDSFVVCRLRKKIPINANDDNSNSNSVSHGDFAATDDGLSTVAQLGNEMKQTGTHEEVEETECFSMKQGSNSDALFRELCESTSDSVQKLQSNGECSGQKYCDAEDDCFADILNEDIIQLDYSSLQEIPSQLTEITSKQRENAEKSLELPSQGTAKRRIRLKMQVTEEIPEVTDVGIVKKLLRQDARQCFKRVESIFSVGTGTRFIFMIFKIMALLVLFLLVLRCISHLKMFTCKIKL
- the LOC122087202 gene encoding NAC domain-containing protein 89-like isoform X1; this translates as MPLSFRDPSTSTVDTSVFPGFRFCPTDEELISYYLKRKLDGLEQSVQVIPEVDICRFEPWDLPDKSIIPSDNEWFFFCPRDKKYPNGSQTKRATKVGYWKATGKERAVKSGSNLIGTKRTLVFHIGRAPDGERTHWIMHEFSIKGKGQDSFVVCRLRKKIPINANDDNSNSNSVSHGDFAATDDGLSTVAQLGNEMKQTGTHEEVEETECFSMKQGSNSDALFRELCESTSDSVQKLQSNGECSGQKFQYCDAEDDCFADILNEDIIQLDYSSLQEIPSQLTEITSKQRENAEKSLELPSQGTAKRRIRLKMQVTEEIPEVTDVGIVKKLLRQDARQCFKRVESIFSVGTGTRFIFMIFKIMALLVLFLLVLRCISHLKMFTCKIKL